A single Pseudoalteromonas phenolica DNA region contains:
- a CDS encoding ATP-binding cassette domain-containing protein has translation MISVNNLEKKIGSVKAMNNLSFTAQNGKITGLLGPNGAGKTTCLRTVFGLLKADSGNAEIDGIDVAKEPMAAKQKLGLFPDPCGLYERLTPREYIQFYAELSGMETDAAKAATQDVLSKLKMDDIADRRCQGFSQGQHMKTALAQAIVHKPTNIILDEPTRGLDVMSTRILRELLLMLKEQGHCVLFSSHVMQEVAALCDHVVVMAKGQVVAEGSPAELCERTGKESLEEAFIELIGSDEGIAA, from the coding sequence ATGATTTCTGTAAATAACTTAGAAAAGAAAATCGGTTCAGTAAAAGCCATGAATAACCTGAGCTTTACTGCACAAAATGGCAAAATCACAGGTTTGTTGGGACCAAATGGTGCAGGTAAAACCACCTGTTTACGTACTGTATTTGGTTTATTAAAAGCTGACAGTGGCAATGCGGAGATTGATGGCATTGATGTCGCAAAAGAGCCAATGGCTGCAAAACAAAAATTGGGGTTGTTTCCAGATCCATGTGGTTTATACGAGCGTTTGACGCCGCGCGAGTACATTCAATTTTATGCTGAGCTCAGTGGCATGGAAACCGATGCTGCGAAAGCTGCAACCCAAGATGTGCTGAGTAAATTAAAAATGGATGACATTGCCGACAGACGCTGCCAAGGCTTTTCTCAAGGCCAGCACATGAAAACGGCGTTGGCACAAGCAATCGTGCATAAGCCAACCAATATCATTCTAGATGAACCAACGCGGGGACTAGATGTAATGAGCACTCGTATTCTTCGCGAGTTACTGTTGATGCTGAAAGAGCAAGGGCACTGCGTGTTGTTCTCAAGCCATGTAATGCAAGAAGTGGCCGCACTGTGTGATCATGTTGTGGTAATGGCGAAAGGGCAAGTTGTAGCAGAAGGCTCGCCAGCTGAATTATGCGAACGAACTGGTAAAGAAAGCCTAGAAGAAGCGTTTATTGAATTAATCGGTAGTGATGAAGGAATTGCAGCATGA
- a CDS encoding ABC transporter permease has translation MMKLLSVLFKKEVLDASRDKRSVMAGLYYAIGTPIIMCLLFSVMLKQFASPEDLKITIKNAEQAPNLVQYLESKEIVHGTGEDVKDIVLEISDDFAEKMSEGRPATVTVIADKSNDKLRKSISRLERSLARYNSEVAGLRLLARGVDPTLMRAVDVQVHDQATPDSKGGMFLGIATLSIVLTLFYAAMNLAIDTSAGERERNSIALLLSHPISTLQIVLAKSGAIATFSMLGLALILVVSKFAYGMVPWEQLGFSVNLSIEFMLFCFVIGLPIALMSASLQVFVSFMAKSFKEAQTYVTMVLFVPMGLSMVTTYDIATDVVQWLPIAAQQYAMIEFIKGNDIPVAQLALSTLVTLGLFGVFSYLSSRMLKSEKVVFGL, from the coding sequence ATGATGAAGTTACTGTCAGTTTTATTTAAAAAAGAAGTATTGGATGCAAGCCGCGACAAGCGTTCAGTAATGGCCGGTTTGTACTATGCTATTGGTACACCCATCATTATGTGTCTACTATTTTCAGTGATGTTAAAGCAATTTGCGTCACCAGAAGATTTAAAAATTACCATTAAAAACGCAGAGCAAGCTCCTAATCTAGTTCAATATCTTGAAAGTAAAGAAATTGTGCATGGTACAGGCGAAGACGTTAAAGATATCGTACTAGAGATTAGCGATGATTTTGCTGAAAAGATGTCTGAAGGCCGCCCTGCAACGGTTACTGTGATAGCTGATAAGTCTAACGACAAGCTTCGTAAGTCAATTTCTCGTTTAGAACGTTCACTCGCACGCTATAACTCTGAAGTAGCGGGTTTACGTTTATTGGCAAGAGGTGTTGATCCAACGCTTATGAGAGCGGTTGATGTACAAGTACACGATCAAGCGACGCCTGACTCTAAAGGCGGTATGTTCTTAGGTATTGCGACGCTATCTATCGTACTGACACTGTTTTATGCGGCGATGAACCTAGCCATTGATACCAGTGCTGGTGAGCGTGAGCGCAATTCAATTGCATTATTACTAAGTCACCCAATTAGCACATTACAAATCGTCTTGGCGAAGTCTGGTGCAATAGCAACATTCTCAATGTTAGGTCTTGCACTTATCTTAGTGGTTTCAAAGTTTGCTTATGGCATGGTGCCTTGGGAACAGCTTGGCTTTAGTGTTAACTTAAGCATTGAGTTTATGTTGTTCTGTTTTGTGATTGGTTTACCAATTGCATTGATGTCGGCAAGTTTACAGGTGTTTGTGTCTTTCATGGCTAAGTCGTTCAAAGAAGCGCAAACCTACGTAACTATGGTTTTATTTGTACCTATGGGCCTTAGCATGGTAACCACTTATGATATCGCGACAGACGTTGTACAGTGGCTACCAATCGCGGCACAACAATACGCCATGATTGAATTTATCAAAGGTAATGACATTCCTGTTGCACAACTGGCTTTATCAACATTGGTAACACTAGGACTGTTCGGTGTGTTTAGCTACCTAAGCAGCCGCATGCTGAAAAGTGAAAAAGTGGTATTCGGTTTATAA
- a CDS encoding class II glutamine amidotransferase, which translates to MCELLGMSANVPTDICFSFSGLLERGGNTGPHKDGWGITFYEGKGCRTFKDPEPSCTSEIAKLVKAYPIKSVSVISHIRQGNRGRTCLENTHPFTRELWGREITYAHNGQLSNYQDLKPEFYKPVGNTDSELAFCWILDKIREKYPKRPSNMASVFRYAAKLANELRQKGVFNMLLTDGVFVLAFCTNNLHWITRRAPFGKATLIDADMVVDFQQETTPNDVVTVIATRPLTNDEQWQKMEPGEFALFKLGEKI; encoded by the coding sequence ATGTGTGAACTTTTGGGTATGTCGGCTAACGTACCTACGGACATTTGTTTTAGTTTTTCAGGCCTCTTAGAGCGCGGTGGAAATACCGGTCCTCATAAAGATGGTTGGGGTATTACATTTTACGAGGGTAAAGGCTGCCGTACTTTTAAAGATCCAGAGCCAAGTTGCACATCTGAAATAGCGAAACTAGTCAAAGCTTACCCGATTAAAAGTGTCTCGGTGATCAGTCATATTCGTCAAGGAAATCGAGGTCGTACATGTTTAGAAAACACACACCCGTTCACGCGAGAGCTTTGGGGTCGTGAAATTACGTATGCACACAATGGTCAACTTTCAAATTACCAAGATTTAAAACCAGAATTCTATAAGCCAGTTGGCAATACAGACAGTGAACTGGCATTTTGTTGGATCTTAGACAAAATCCGCGAGAAGTATCCAAAACGACCTTCTAATATGGCTTCTGTGTTTCGTTATGCTGCAAAGTTAGCTAACGAATTAAGACAGAAAGGCGTCTTCAACATGCTACTCACAGATGGGGTGTTTGTTTTGGCTTTTTGTACCAATAATTTGCATTGGATAACTCGCAGAGCCCCTTTTGGAAAAGCGACATTAATTGATGCGGATATGGTTGTTGATTTTCAACAAGAGACAACCCCGAACGATGTTGTTACTGTGATTGCAACTCGACCACTAACTAATGACGAACAATGGCAAAAGATGGAGCCTGGCGAATTTGCGTTATTTAAGTTAGGCGAAAAGATTTAA
- a CDS encoding DUF3108 domain-containing protein: MPFLTINPFLRKARTTQNKYISAWFITLSAIFSTSVLADTLTPYRAEYEVSRKGSVQGSALRELTKNTDNTFILTYQSDIEWMIFSDERNERAKFKVSNNQAIPLEYSMSRTGTGPDKQYNLVFDQNKKQIFSSKKKNPLKVDWKAEQKDLLTYQLQLRHDLKAGKTKFSYPIIDKNGNQRNYNFEIDGKETITLPIGNVETIRVKRLYDNNKRQATAWFAPEYDYLLVKMYKGKEGIEQFQVKLKQYDK; this comes from the coding sequence ATGCCGTTTTTGACAATCAACCCCTTCCTCCGCAAGGCGCGCACTACCCAGAATAAATATATTAGCGCTTGGTTTATTACACTAAGCGCTATTTTCTCAACATCGGTTTTAGCCGACACGCTTACTCCCTACCGTGCAGAATATGAAGTTAGCCGTAAAGGTTCAGTTCAAGGCAGTGCACTTCGTGAATTAACAAAGAATACTGACAATACTTTTATACTCACTTATCAAAGCGATATTGAGTGGATGATTTTTTCTGATGAGAGAAATGAGCGCGCGAAGTTCAAAGTAAGCAATAATCAAGCTATCCCACTAGAATATTCAATGTCTCGAACAGGTACAGGACCAGACAAACAGTACAATCTTGTGTTCGATCAAAACAAAAAACAGATATTCTCAAGTAAAAAGAAAAATCCTTTAAAAGTCGATTGGAAAGCAGAGCAAAAAGATTTACTCACCTATCAGCTTCAACTCCGCCATGATTTAAAAGCAGGTAAAACAAAATTTAGCTATCCTATAATCGATAAAAACGGCAACCAACGTAACTATAATTTTGAAATCGATGGAAAAGAAACCATCACACTGCCAATTGGCAATGTTGAAACGATCAGAGTAAAACGTCTTTATGATAATAACAAAAGACAAGCAACTGCTTGGTTTGCACCGGAATACGATTATTTACTTGTGAAAATGTATAAAGGCAAAGAAGGAATTGAACAATTCCAAGTGAAGCTAAAACAGTATGACAAATAG
- the purN gene encoding phosphoribosylglycinamide formyltransferase encodes MSASRIVVLISGSGSNLQAIMDACQSKQIGGEVVSVISNKADAYGLTRAENAGIETCVLSHKDFSSREDYDAQLAQLIDSFDPDLVVLAGFMRILTPSLVQKFKGKMLNIHPSLLPKYQGLNTHQRAIDAKDDVHGVSVHFVTEELDGGPVVLQAKVPILADDTADSLAQRVHEQEHIIYPLAVQWFSEQRLTMEADYAVFDNQPLPPQGAHYPE; translated from the coding sequence ATGTCAGCATCGCGTATTGTTGTTTTGATTTCAGGCAGCGGGTCAAACCTGCAAGCCATTATGGATGCTTGCCAAAGTAAGCAAATCGGTGGTGAAGTTGTGTCTGTTATCAGCAATAAGGCCGATGCTTACGGCCTAACACGCGCAGAGAACGCAGGCATTGAAACCTGTGTTCTTAGCCACAAAGATTTCTCATCACGCGAAGACTATGATGCACAACTTGCACAATTAATTGACTCTTTTGACCCAGATCTAGTTGTATTAGCCGGATTTATGCGTATTCTTACTCCTAGCTTAGTGCAAAAATTTAAAGGAAAAATGTTGAACATTCATCCTTCTTTGTTGCCTAAGTATCAAGGGCTGAATACCCACCAAAGAGCAATAGATGCAAAAGACGACGTGCATGGCGTAAGTGTCCACTTTGTAACAGAAGAATTAGACGGTGGACCTGTTGTTTTACAAGCTAAAGTGCCAATTTTAGCGGATGATACAGCAGATTCACTTGCCCAGCGGGTTCACGAACAAGAACATATAATCTATCCTTTGGCGGTCCAATGGTTCAGCGAACAGAGACTAACAATGGAGGCAGACTATGCCGTTTTTGACAATCAACCCCTTCCTCCGCAAGGCGCGCACTACCCAGAATAA
- the purM gene encoding phosphoribosylformylglycinamidine cyclo-ligase, which produces MSENKQSLSYKDAGVDIDAGNALVERIKGVVKKTRRPEVMGGIGGFGALCELPTGYKEPVLVAGTDGVGTKLRLAIDLKKHDTVGIDLVAMCVNDLIVQGAEPLFFLDYYATGKLDVDVAADVVTGIGKGCELSGCALIGGETAEMPGMYEGDDYDMAGFCTGVVEKSKIIDGTKVAAGDQLIALASSGPHSNGYSLIRKVLEVSGADTNSEFEGKTLGEHLMEPTRIYVKSILELLKDVDVHALSHITGGGFWENIPRVLPESAKAVVKGDSWQWPAVFNWLQENGNIETHEMYRTFNCGVGMILVVPADKLEQSLEILKAQGEDAWHIGEIQTAAAGEEQVEIIGGAE; this is translated from the coding sequence GTGAGCGAGAATAAACAGTCTCTTAGCTACAAAGACGCTGGCGTTGATATTGATGCGGGTAACGCACTAGTTGAACGCATTAAAGGCGTAGTGAAAAAAACTCGTCGCCCAGAAGTAATGGGTGGCATCGGTGGTTTTGGTGCACTATGCGAACTTCCAACTGGTTACAAAGAGCCTGTATTAGTTGCTGGCACAGATGGTGTTGGTACAAAGCTTCGCCTTGCTATCGATCTTAAAAAGCACGACACAGTTGGTATCGATCTAGTTGCAATGTGTGTAAACGACCTTATCGTTCAAGGTGCTGAGCCGCTATTTTTCCTTGACTACTATGCGACAGGCAAACTAGACGTTGACGTTGCTGCTGACGTAGTAACAGGCATTGGTAAAGGCTGTGAGCTTTCTGGCTGTGCACTCATCGGTGGTGAAACTGCTGAAATGCCGGGTATGTACGAAGGCGATGACTATGACATGGCTGGCTTCTGTACTGGTGTTGTAGAGAAATCAAAAATCATTGACGGTACTAAAGTTGCTGCGGGTGATCAGCTAATCGCACTTGCTTCAAGCGGCCCTCATTCAAACGGTTACTCGCTTATTCGTAAAGTACTAGAAGTATCAGGCGCTGATACAAACTCTGAATTCGAAGGCAAAACATTAGGTGAACACCTAATGGAACCTACGCGTATCTACGTTAAGTCTATCCTAGAGCTACTGAAAGACGTAGATGTACATGCCCTTTCTCACATCACTGGTGGTGGTTTCTGGGAAAACATTCCGCGCGTATTACCTGAATCAGCAAAAGCAGTTGTTAAAGGTGATAGCTGGCAATGGCCTGCAGTGTTCAACTGGCTACAAGAAAACGGTAACATTGAAACACACGAAATGTACCGTACTTTCAACTGTGGTGTTGGTATGATCCTAGTTGTTCCTGCTGATAAACTTGAGCAGAGCCTTGAGATCTTAAAAGCACAAGGTGAAGACGCGTGGCACATCGGTGAAATTCAAACTGCAGCAGCCGGTGAAGAACAAGTAGAAATCATTGGTGGTGCTGAGTAA
- the cmoB gene encoding tRNA 5-methoxyuridine(34)/uridine 5-oxyacetic acid(34) synthase CmoB — MNTWFTDFYAAIAKGPLSHWLDTLPAQLTHWQKEAQHGDWPKWEKVLKNLPESNTNHINTSDKVEFGLETELSEGHTKQLTHLLKRMMPWRKGPFHIHGIHIDTEWRSDWKWDRLVEHISPLHGRTVLDIGCGSGYHLWRMKGAGAEFVVGIDPSDLFLSQFQAIKHFNQDDNVHLLPLGVEQLPELKAFDTVFSMGVLYHRRSPIDFLAQLKAQLRKGGELVLETLVVEGDVHTVLVPTDRYAKMRNVWFIPSTAALTLWLERVGFKNIRVVNEDVTSLDEQRRTEWMETESLADFLDPNDPTKTIEGYPAPLRAIILAEA; from the coding sequence ATGAATACTTGGTTTACAGATTTTTACGCGGCCATTGCTAAAGGTCCGCTTAGTCACTGGTTAGATACGCTGCCTGCACAATTAACCCACTGGCAAAAAGAAGCTCAACATGGTGATTGGCCAAAATGGGAAAAGGTACTCAAGAACCTTCCTGAATCAAACACAAACCATATCAATACTTCAGATAAAGTAGAGTTTGGTTTAGAGACAGAGCTATCTGAAGGCCACACAAAACAACTTACGCACTTATTAAAGCGCATGATGCCATGGCGCAAGGGCCCTTTTCATATTCATGGTATTCACATTGATACTGAGTGGCGCAGCGATTGGAAATGGGATCGCTTAGTTGAGCATATCAGTCCACTTCACGGACGTACTGTTTTAGATATAGGTTGTGGTTCAGGTTATCATTTATGGCGTATGAAAGGTGCAGGAGCTGAATTTGTCGTTGGTATTGATCCGTCAGATCTGTTTTTATCGCAATTCCAAGCAATAAAACATTTCAATCAAGATGATAATGTTCACCTATTACCGTTAGGTGTTGAGCAACTACCAGAGCTAAAAGCCTTTGATACGGTTTTTTCAATGGGTGTTTTATACCACAGACGCTCTCCGATTGATTTTCTGGCACAGTTGAAAGCCCAATTACGCAAAGGCGGCGAGCTAGTATTAGAAACACTGGTAGTTGAAGGCGATGTACATACTGTATTAGTACCTACAGATCGCTATGCAAAAATGCGTAACGTCTGGTTTATTCCTAGTACAGCGGCATTAACTCTATGGCTTGAGCGTGTCGGTTTCAAGAATATTCGAGTTGTAAATGAAGATGTGACTTCATTAGATGAACAAAGACGCACAGAGTGGATGGAAACAGAATCTCTGGCTGATTTTCTTGATCCGAACGACCCAACTAAAACCATTGAAGGTTACCCTGCCCCACTTCGTGCGATAATCCTCGCCGAAGCTTAA
- the cmoA gene encoding carboxy-S-adenosyl-L-methionine synthase CmoA, with product MTGKDSIYANQVEVKDFSFDANVVEVFPDMIQRSVPGYATIVSTMGKLAGQYAQSNSNLYDLGCSLGAVTLSMRRNIEKENCKIVAIDNSAPMVERCKLHLQGFKSDVPVEVNLADINDVNLENASVVAMNFTLQFIPPEQRHALLEKIYNSLKPGGVLLLSEKFRGENELVDNLLIDLHHDFKRHNGYSELEISQKRTAIENVMRTDLLSTHLTRLSEIGFGQTQVWYQCFNFCSMIAIK from the coding sequence GTGACTGGCAAAGACAGTATTTACGCCAATCAAGTTGAGGTCAAAGACTTCTCCTTCGATGCAAATGTCGTCGAAGTATTCCCAGATATGATCCAGCGTTCAGTTCCTGGCTATGCAACTATTGTTAGCACTATGGGAAAATTAGCAGGTCAATACGCGCAGAGCAACTCGAACCTGTATGATCTAGGCTGTTCTCTTGGTGCTGTGACGTTGAGTATGCGACGCAATATCGAGAAAGAAAATTGTAAAATAGTCGCAATTGATAATTCAGCGCCTATGGTCGAACGCTGCAAACTTCACCTACAAGGCTTTAAATCAGATGTACCTGTAGAAGTAAACCTAGCAGACATTAATGATGTTAATCTTGAAAATGCCAGCGTAGTAGCAATGAACTTTACTTTACAGTTTATTCCACCAGAGCAACGCCATGCATTACTTGAAAAAATTTACAATAGTCTAAAACCTGGCGGTGTGCTCCTTCTTAGCGAAAAATTTCGAGGGGAAAATGAACTTGTTGATAATTTACTCATCGACTTACACCATGACTTTAAACGACATAATGGCTATTCAGAATTAGAAATAAGCCAAAAACGCACCGCAATTGAAAATGTGATGCGCACTGATTTACTGAGCACTCATCTTACGCGCTTATCTGAAATTGGCTTTGGCCAAACTCAGGTTTGGTATCAATGTTTCAACTTCTGCTCAATGATCGCGATTAAATAA
- a CDS encoding DUF3334 family protein, producing MARNKVISTEDILSTLCHSVTEVLSSASGNQISYSAMVQKITRTCMRPDIGCFVLFDGGFTGLVVMNFTQQAAMEIYQDYMRNMGMPEEEIAQSHLSDDVSNVLGELMNQMVGDFTGKVREQLHTSITQNQPKMMAINKQVQISVDTTMDRPQARRVTFTTQNQNIFYLELAMDKTEFIKLHDFDIAESVDPDSIIESQAKANKDKKDNSKTKAAANNDVSDDADDDFLAELGL from the coding sequence ATGGCGAGAAACAAAGTGATTAGCACAGAAGATATTTTATCAACCCTGTGCCACTCGGTGACCGAAGTTTTGTCCTCAGCTAGTGGCAATCAAATTTCATATTCGGCAATGGTACAAAAAATCACGCGTACATGCATGCGACCAGACATTGGTTGTTTTGTATTGTTTGATGGGGGGTTTACTGGCCTTGTTGTAATGAACTTTACGCAACAAGCTGCAATGGAGATTTATCAGGATTACATGCGCAACATGGGAATGCCTGAAGAAGAAATAGCGCAAAGCCACTTGTCTGATGACGTATCAAACGTATTGGGTGAGTTAATGAACCAAATGGTCGGTGATTTTACCGGTAAAGTTCGCGAACAATTACACACTTCTATTACACAAAATCAGCCTAAGATGATGGCGATAAACAAACAGGTACAAATATCTGTTGATACTACGATGGATCGACCACAAGCTCGTCGTGTAACTTTTACGACGCAAAATCAAAATATTTTCTATCTTGAACTAGCGATGGATAAGACTGAGTTTATAAAGCTACATGATTTTGACATTGCTGAATCTGTAGACCCTGACTCAATTATTGAAAGTCAAGCCAAGGCAAATAAAGATAAAAAAGATAACTCTAAAACAAAAGCAGCTGCCAACAATGATGTAAGCGATGATGCTGATGATGATTTTTTAGCTGAGCTAGGTTTATAA
- a CDS encoding M48 family metallopeptidase: protein MPHPYTHYFSHYPENIQAQVDMLISNNKLLTFFKNKYPVGHSLKNDKLLFEFTNELKQRYLKNAPKLQQVQYKKQKDLVKNALGTHTFKRQQHGGKLKAKHEIAIADQLRLAPQPILKALVVHELAHFKEKEHNKSFYNLCCHMEPEYHQLELELRLFLVLQQEQLSFY from the coding sequence GTGCCCCACCCTTACACACACTACTTCAGCCATTACCCTGAAAATATTCAAGCGCAAGTTGATATGCTTATCAGTAACAATAAGCTACTGACGTTTTTCAAAAATAAATACCCAGTCGGCCATTCACTTAAAAACGATAAATTACTTTTTGAATTCACAAATGAGCTAAAGCAGAGGTATTTGAAGAACGCCCCTAAATTGCAGCAAGTACAATATAAAAAGCAGAAAGATTTAGTAAAAAATGCACTTGGCACACATACTTTTAAACGACAACAGCATGGTGGTAAATTAAAAGCCAAACATGAAATCGCCATTGCTGATCAACTTCGTTTAGCACCTCAGCCAATTTTAAAAGCGTTAGTTGTACATGAATTAGCACACTTCAAAGAAAAAGAACACAATAAAAGTTTTTATAACCTCTGTTGCCATATGGAACCTGAATACCACCAGCTTGAACTTGAGTTGAGGTTATTTTTAGTACTTCAGCAAGAGCAACTCAGTTTTTATTAA
- a CDS encoding DUF72 domain-containing protein — protein MLYLGCPQWSSTHWKGRFFSSNCAPSNMLSEYGQIFNTVEGNTSFYADPKPDTIKKWYQAVPEDFKFTFKIPRRFSHDMALQYCQDDLKVWLDLFSPLFPKIGQVMLQLPKSCSPEYLHRIEKFCALLPEELNLGVEVRHLGFFDKGNNERSYNQFLMKHNYNRIMMDTRPLFSEIPNTEAVIDAQAKKPKVPLHVIATSNAPIIRYVGTSNLKDNRAFYKPWLNKIRLWLEEGKTPYVFFHTADNYDAPLLARQFIADLGLDHNVSLPFPAEKEAKQNSLF, from the coding sequence ATGCTTTATTTAGGTTGTCCACAATGGAGTAGCACTCACTGGAAAGGTCGTTTTTTTTCGTCTAACTGTGCGCCAAGCAATATGCTCTCAGAATATGGCCAAATTTTTAACACCGTTGAGGGTAACACCAGTTTTTATGCCGACCCCAAACCTGACACCATAAAAAAATGGTATCAGGCAGTGCCCGAGGATTTTAAATTTACCTTTAAGATACCGAGACGCTTTAGCCATGACATGGCGTTACAATATTGCCAAGATGACTTAAAAGTTTGGCTTGATTTGTTTAGCCCGCTTTTCCCAAAAATCGGGCAAGTAATGCTACAGCTTCCCAAGTCATGTTCACCCGAATATTTGCATCGCATTGAAAAATTCTGTGCTTTATTACCAGAGGAGCTGAATCTTGGCGTTGAAGTAAGGCATTTAGGCTTTTTTGATAAAGGCAACAATGAACGCAGTTATAACCAATTCTTAATGAAACATAATTACAACCGCATCATGATGGATACACGTCCTCTTTTTAGTGAAATACCAAACACAGAAGCCGTCATAGATGCTCAGGCTAAAAAACCTAAAGTACCACTACACGTAATTGCCACCAGCAATGCACCTATAATCAGATATGTCGGCACATCAAACCTTAAAGACAATAGAGCATTTTACAAACCTTGGTTAAATAAAATTCGTTTGTGGCTTGAAGAAGGCAAAACACCCTATGTGTTTTTCCATACTGCCGATAATTATGACGCACCACTACTAGCTAGGCAGTTTATTGCTGATTTAGGTCTCGATCATAATGTCAGTTTGCCATTTCCTGCTGAAAAAGAAGCAAAGCAAAACTCATTGTTTTAG